The following coding sequences are from one Streptomyces sp. NBC_00536 window:
- a CDS encoding GNAT family N-acetyltransferase, which translates to MIRTALPADLDAIAALHTRARATYYRGRIPEDAYAGEGELARTREGWSRAVARGDGTAGGVLCAEQDGELTGVAAFRTEAGETTLTQLHVDPAHWRRGTGAALHAACLDRWRRAGVPRVRLEVYEHNLRAQAFYAAHGWRSDPDAPHAGSHHTLWLTVGE; encoded by the coding sequence ATGATCAGGACCGCACTCCCCGCCGATCTCGACGCGATCGCCGCCCTGCACACCCGCGCCCGCGCCACCTACTACCGGGGCCGGATCCCCGAGGACGCCTACGCGGGCGAGGGCGAGCTGGCCCGTACCCGCGAGGGCTGGTCGCGCGCCGTCGCCCGCGGCGACGGGACGGCCGGCGGGGTGCTCTGCGCGGAACAGGACGGTGAGCTGACCGGCGTCGCCGCCTTCCGGACCGAGGCCGGTGAGACCACGCTCACCCAGCTGCACGTGGACCCCGCCCACTGGCGGCGCGGCACCGGCGCCGCCCTGCACGCCGCCTGCCTCGACCGCTGGCGCCGGGCGGGCGTGCCCCGGGTCCGGCTGGAGGTCTACGAGCACAACCTGCGCGCCCAGGCCTTCTACGCCGCCCACGGCTGGCGCTCCGACCCGGACGCCCCGCACGCGGGCTCCCACCACACGCTCTGGCTGACGGTCGGGGAATGA
- a CDS encoding DsbA family oxidoreductase yields MRVEIWSDIACPWCYIGKARFEKGLAAFAHRDEVEVVFRSFELDPNSPKGSVAPVVEMLAKKYGRTVEEARGMEEHVAASARAEGLTYRTEGRDHGNTFDIHRLLHLAAARGRQEELLDLAYRANFAEERSVFDSATLLVLAVEAGLDEAEAAAVLADATAYADAVRADEREAAELGANAVPFFVLDRRFGVSGGQPAEVFTQALEQAWAGRESVPTSPDAEVCEPDGACAVPGQA; encoded by the coding sequence ATGCGCGTCGAGATCTGGAGCGACATCGCCTGCCCCTGGTGCTACATAGGCAAGGCCCGTTTCGAGAAGGGGCTGGCCGCCTTCGCGCACCGCGACGAGGTCGAGGTGGTCTTCCGCTCCTTCGAACTCGACCCGAACAGCCCCAAGGGCAGTGTCGCGCCGGTCGTGGAGATGCTGGCCAAGAAGTACGGCCGCACCGTCGAGGAGGCGCGCGGCATGGAGGAGCACGTCGCGGCGAGCGCCCGCGCCGAGGGGCTGACGTACCGCACCGAGGGCCGTGACCACGGCAACACCTTCGACATCCACCGCCTCCTGCACCTGGCCGCCGCCCGTGGCCGCCAGGAGGAGCTGCTGGACCTCGCCTACCGGGCGAACTTCGCCGAGGAGCGGTCCGTCTTCGACTCCGCGACCCTCCTCGTCCTCGCCGTCGAGGCCGGTCTGGACGAAGCGGAGGCGGCCGCGGTGCTCGCCGATGCCACCGCCTACGCCGACGCGGTGCGCGCGGATGAGCGCGAGGCGGCCGAACTGGGCGCGAACGCGGTGCCGTTCTTCGTCCTGGACCGCCGCTTCGGGGTCTCCGGCGGGCAGCCGGCCGAGGTGTTCACCCAGGCGCTGGAGCAGGCGTGGGCCGGCCGCGAGAGCGTCCCGACCTCGCCCGACGCGGAAGTCTGCGAACCGGACGGCGCGTGCGCCGTGCCCGGCCAGGCCTGA
- a CDS encoding peptidoglycan D,D-transpeptidase FtsI family protein: MNKTIRRASVFCLLLVLALLVRVTWVQAYQGQALADDTHNQRNIIGQYANPLGNIIVGGEAITGSTKTEGSKTYAYKRTYTDGPLYAPITGHTSQAYTSTMLEGIYKNILNGSDNRLKSFMDVLTNKRADPGNVLTTIDKDVQKAGYDALQGKQGAAVAIDPVSGEILGIVNNPSYDPGSITGNTKADEAAWVKLSENQGAPMLNTALRKPQAPGSTFKLVTLAAALENGLFSSIDTPTGIPDPYTIPGTTTVLKSEVSTPGCNNVTLRDGLKKSCNNVFAELAHRLGQDKMRAMAEKLGFNADAKIPIGTTPTSKYPSKKMSKDQVAQTGIGQFDVQATPLQMAMVTAAIENGGKLVAPHVVSEVTDSSGNVLESFKDPKSQQVMSEKTASMIRDAMRTVVSEGGGRPAQVSGAEVGGKTGTAQRGVNNSLNPLAWFTSYGKTNGKQIVVAVVIENSDTDRSEIGGGKLAAPVAQKMMDAWLKK, translated from the coding sequence ATGAACAAGACGATCAGGCGCGCGTCGGTCTTCTGTCTGCTTCTGGTGCTTGCCCTGCTGGTGCGGGTGACCTGGGTGCAGGCGTACCAAGGCCAGGCCCTCGCAGACGACACGCACAACCAGCGGAACATCATCGGGCAGTACGCGAACCCGCTGGGCAACATCATCGTGGGCGGAGAGGCGATCACCGGCTCGACGAAGACCGAGGGGAGCAAGACCTACGCCTACAAGCGGACCTACACCGACGGCCCGCTGTACGCGCCGATCACCGGACACACCTCACAGGCGTACACCTCCACGATGCTGGAGGGGATCTACAAGAACATCCTGAACGGTTCGGACAACCGGCTGAAGTCGTTCATGGACGTCCTCACGAACAAGCGGGCCGACCCGGGCAACGTCCTGACGACGATCGACAAGGACGTCCAGAAGGCCGGGTACGACGCGCTCCAGGGCAAGCAGGGCGCCGCCGTCGCGATCGACCCGGTCTCCGGCGAGATCCTCGGCATCGTGAACAACCCGTCCTACGACCCGGGCAGCATCACGGGCAACACCAAGGCGGACGAGGCGGCCTGGGTGAAGCTCTCCGAGAACCAGGGCGCGCCCATGCTGAACACCGCGCTGCGCAAGCCGCAGGCCCCCGGGTCCACCTTCAAGCTGGTCACCCTGGCGGCGGCGCTGGAGAACGGGCTGTTCAGCTCGATCGACACGCCCACCGGGATCCCGGACCCGTACACGATCCCCGGCACCACGACCGTGCTGAAGAGCGAGGTCTCGACGCCCGGCTGCAACAACGTGACCCTGCGCGACGGTCTCAAGAAGTCCTGCAACAACGTCTTCGCGGAGCTGGCCCACCGGCTCGGCCAGGACAAGATGCGCGCCATGGCGGAGAAGCTCGGCTTCAACGCGGACGCCAAGATCCCGATCGGGACCACTCCGACGAGCAAGTACCCGTCGAAGAAGATGTCCAAGGACCAGGTGGCCCAGACGGGCATCGGCCAGTTCGACGTCCAGGCCACCCCGCTCCAGATGGCGATGGTGACGGCGGCGATCGAGAACGGCGGCAAGCTCGTCGCCCCGCACGTGGTCTCCGAGGTCACCGACTCCAGCGGCAATGTCCTGGAGAGCTTCAAGGACCCGAAGTCCCAGCAGGTCATGAGCGAGAAGACGGCCTCGATGATCCGCGACGCGATGCGGACGGTGGTCTCCGAGGGCGGCGGCAGGCCCGCGCAGGTCTCCGGAGCCGAGGTCGGCGGCAAGACCGGCACCGCCCAGCGCGGTGTCAACAACAGCCTCAATCCGCTCGCCTGGTTCACCTCGTACGGCAAGACGAACGGCAAGCAGATCGTGGTGGCCGTGGTCATCGAGAACTCGGACACGGACCGGTCCGAGATCGGCGGCGGGAAGCTGGCCGCGCCCGTGGCCCAGAAGATGATGGACGCGTGGCTCAAGAAGTAG
- a CDS encoding response regulator transcription factor produces MSGPPLRIVIADDERMVRTALRVILDAEPDMEVVGEAASGAEAVSLVRSVAPDVVLMDVRMPETDGIRATGQILATMAEPPRIVVVTTFENDSYVYDALRAGAAGFLLKRAHPEELTGAVRLVARGDSLLFPAAVRSLAAAHGTGRSSAPAWAARLTEREADVLGLMATGLSNHEISERLGVGPQTVKTHVAAVLAKTGSRDRTQAVIAAYEGGFRMKKS; encoded by the coding sequence GTGAGCGGGCCGCCGCTGCGCATCGTGATCGCCGACGACGAGCGGATGGTCCGTACCGCCCTGCGGGTCATCCTCGACGCCGAGCCGGACATGGAGGTGGTCGGCGAGGCGGCCTCCGGCGCCGAGGCGGTCTCCCTGGTCCGGTCCGTGGCTCCCGACGTGGTCCTCATGGACGTCCGGATGCCGGAGACCGACGGGATCCGGGCCACCGGGCAGATCCTCGCCACCATGGCGGAGCCGCCCCGGATCGTGGTGGTCACCACCTTCGAGAACGACTCGTATGTGTACGACGCCCTGCGCGCGGGCGCCGCCGGGTTCCTCCTCAAGCGCGCCCACCCGGAGGAGCTGACCGGCGCGGTCCGGCTGGTCGCCCGCGGCGATTCGCTGCTCTTCCCGGCGGCGGTGCGTTCGCTGGCCGCCGCCCACGGCACGGGGCGGTCCTCCGCCCCGGCCTGGGCGGCCCGGCTGACCGAGCGGGAGGCCGACGTACTGGGGCTGATGGCGACCGGGCTGTCGAACCACGAGATCAGCGAGCGGCTCGGGGTCGGCCCGCAGACGGTGAAGACCCACGTGGCGGCGGTCCTGGCCAAGACCGGCTCCCGCGACCGGACCCAGGCGGTCATCGCCGCCTACGAAGGGGGCTTCCGTATGAAGAAAAGCTGA
- a CDS encoding aminotransferase class V-fold PLP-dependent enzyme, with amino-acid sequence MDHRDAEATAADVHSDDVNLAEAVRAEFGHTTAYLNTATCGVLPRAAVAAVHAMADAAGAGLPEGFGDLAVVGRVREGFARLAGVAPSRVAIGSAVATHVGLIAAALPAGSEVLCVEGDFASVMNPFVAWGDLKTRFVPLESVAGAVRERTALVALSAVQSADGRVADLAAIREASAGYGARMLVDATQAVGWLPFDAAPYDYTVTAGFKWLLASRGVSYLTVSEEAQEGLVPLHAGWMAAGPGRDPFYGPMAEPARDARRFDESPAFLAYHAAEPSLALLERVGIAAVHAHDTALADRFRAGLATLGHEPVPGRAPIVAVPGLADRQPALLAAGIPTAARAGALRASFHLYNTEAEVDRALDALS; translated from the coding sequence ATGGATCATCGCGATGCCGAAGCGACCGCTGCCGATGTGCACTCCGACGACGTGAACCTGGCCGAGGCGGTCCGGGCCGAATTCGGGCACACCACCGCCTACCTGAACACCGCCACCTGCGGCGTCCTCCCGCGGGCGGCGGTGGCGGCCGTGCACGCCATGGCCGACGCGGCCGGGGCGGGGCTTCCCGAGGGGTTCGGGGACCTCGCGGTCGTCGGCCGGGTGCGCGAGGGCTTCGCGCGCCTGGCCGGGGTCGCGCCGTCGCGGGTGGCCATCGGTTCGGCGGTGGCCACCCATGTCGGGCTGATCGCCGCCGCGCTGCCCGCCGGGTCCGAAGTCCTGTGCGTCGAGGGCGACTTCGCCTCCGTCATGAATCCCTTCGTGGCGTGGGGCGACCTCAAGACGCGGTTCGTCCCCCTGGAGTCGGTCGCCGGAGCCGTCCGTGAGCGGACGGCCCTGGTCGCGCTGAGCGCCGTACAGTCCGCGGACGGGCGGGTGGCCGACCTCGCGGCGATCCGCGAGGCGAGCGCCGGGTACGGGGCGCGGATGCTGGTGGACGCGACGCAGGCGGTCGGCTGGCTGCCGTTCGACGCGGCGCCCTACGACTACACCGTGACCGCCGGTTTCAAGTGGCTGCTGGCCTCGCGCGGGGTCTCGTACCTGACCGTCTCCGAGGAGGCGCAGGAGGGCCTGGTACCGCTGCACGCCGGGTGGATGGCGGCCGGACCGGGGCGGGACCCCTTCTACGGGCCGATGGCCGAACCGGCCCGTGACGCGCGCCGGTTCGACGAATCCCCGGCCTTCCTCGCCTACCACGCGGCCGAGCCGTCGCTGGCCCTGCTGGAGCGGGTCGGCATCGCGGCGGTGCACGCCCACGACACGGCGCTGGCCGACCGGTTCCGGGCCGGGCTCGCGACCCTCGGCCACGAGCCCGTCCCGGGCCGCGCCCCGATCGTCGCGGTCCCGGGCCTGGCCGACCGCCAGCCGGCCCTGCTGGCGGCGGGCATCCCGACGGCGGCCCGCGCGGGCGCCCTGCGCGCCTCCTTCCACCTGTACAACACGGAGGCGGAGGTGGACCGGGCGCTCGACGCGCTGTCCTAG
- a CDS encoding amidohydrolase family protein: protein MSEVLHVKGRILVGPDEVRDELWVIGGRISYEPPRGAPGTGPGAGAGGHEVTTVSGWVLPGLVDAHCHVGLDAHGPVDDATSEKQALTDREAGTLLIRDAGSPSDTRWIDAREDLPKVIRAGRHIARTRRYIRNYAHEIEPADLVEYVGREARRGDGWVKLVGDWIDREVGDLTACWPRAEVEAAIAEAHRLGARVTAHCFAEDSLRDLVEAGIDCVEHATGLTEDTIPLFAERGVAIVPTLVNIATFPKLATGGEAKFPRWSAHLRRLHERRYDTVRSAYDAGVPVYVGTDAGGSLPHGLVAAEVAELVKAGIPASAALSATAWGARAWLGRPGLEEGAPADLVVYGEDPRADVSVLADPRRVVLAGRIRG from the coding sequence ATGAGCGAAGTGCTGCACGTGAAGGGGCGGATTCTCGTCGGTCCGGACGAGGTCCGCGACGAGTTGTGGGTCATCGGTGGCCGGATCTCGTACGAGCCCCCGCGCGGCGCGCCGGGTACGGGGCCGGGCGCCGGGGCCGGGGGACACGAGGTGACCACCGTGAGCGGCTGGGTGCTGCCGGGCCTGGTCGACGCGCACTGTCACGTGGGACTGGACGCCCACGGTCCGGTCGACGACGCGACCAGCGAGAAGCAGGCGCTGACGGACCGGGAGGCGGGCACCCTGCTGATCCGGGACGCCGGTTCGCCCTCCGACACCCGGTGGATCGACGCGCGCGAGGACCTCCCGAAGGTGATCCGGGCCGGCCGTCACATCGCCCGCACCCGGCGCTACATCCGCAACTACGCCCATGAGATCGAGCCCGCAGACCTGGTCGAGTACGTCGGCCGCGAGGCCCGGCGCGGCGACGGCTGGGTGAAGCTGGTCGGCGACTGGATCGACCGCGAGGTGGGCGATCTGACGGCTTGCTGGCCGCGCGCCGAGGTCGAGGCGGCGATCGCCGAGGCGCACCGGCTCGGCGCCCGGGTCACCGCCCACTGCTTCGCCGAGGACTCGCTGCGCGACCTGGTCGAGGCGGGCATCGACTGCGTCGAGCACGCCACCGGCCTGACCGAGGACACCATTCCGCTCTTCGCCGAGCGCGGGGTCGCGATCGTGCCGACGCTGGTGAACATCGCGACGTTCCCGAAGCTGGCGACGGGCGGCGAGGCCAAGTTCCCCCGCTGGTCGGCCCACTTGCGGCGGCTGCACGAGCGGCGCTACGACACGGTGCGCTCGGCGTACGACGCGGGCGTCCCGGTCTACGTCGGTACGGACGCGGGCGGTTCGCTGCCCCACGGACTGGTCGCCGCGGAGGTCGCCGAGCTGGTGAAGGCCGGGATCCCGGCCTCGGCCGCGCTGTCGGCGACGGCGTGGGGAGCCCGCGCGTGGCTGGGCCGGCCCGGACTGGAGGAGGGCGCTCCGGCGGACCTGGTGGTCTACGGGGAGGACCCGCGGGCGGACGTGTCCGTGCTGGCGGACCCGCGCCGGGTGGTGCTGGCGGGCCGGATCCGCGGCTGA
- a CDS encoding aldehyde dehydrogenase (NADP(+)) → MTGTPVWSVDPRTGKQREQVAAEATAREVDRAVRAAHAARGALADRTTRIAFLRAAADLLDGSAARVVETADAETALGPGRLTGELARTTYQLRAVADAVADGAYLDVRIDRADPALTPPRPELRRYKVPLGVVAVYAASNFPLAFSVPGGDTASALGAGCPVVVKAHPDHPATSELCASLLRRAAAESGLPADVVSVVHGFDAGLELIRHPLVTAAGFTGSIRGGRALFDAAAARPVPIPFHGELGSLNPVVVTPAAAAERAEEIGAGLAGSVTLGVGQFCVKPGLVLVPEGADGDRLTGALTKALGESGPGVLLDHRMRENFITGVGERAVLPGVGAPVRPGSGGAHTVGAGYLTIAARGLLDGPRTYGALLEECFGPVTVVVRYADQGEAADVLDLLPGNLTATLQLSAAECAGPDPTGAAELIGQVTRLAGRVVVNGWPTGVAVAPAQHHGGPYPAATSHSTSVGGTAIERWLRPVAYQSVPDPLLPPELREANPLGLPRLVTGGPAA, encoded by the coding sequence ATGACAGGAACCCCAGTCTGGAGTGTGGACCCCCGTACCGGGAAGCAGCGCGAGCAGGTCGCGGCCGAGGCCACGGCCCGTGAGGTGGACCGGGCCGTACGGGCGGCCCACGCGGCCCGCGGCGCGCTCGCCGACCGCACCACCCGCATCGCCTTCCTGCGCGCCGCCGCCGACCTACTGGACGGCTCGGCCGCGCGGGTCGTCGAGACCGCCGACGCCGAGACGGCGCTGGGCCCGGGCCGCCTCACCGGCGAGCTGGCCCGTACGACCTACCAGCTGCGCGCGGTCGCCGACGCCGTCGCGGACGGCGCGTACCTCGACGTCCGGATCGACCGCGCCGACCCCGCGCTCACCCCGCCCCGGCCCGAACTGCGCCGCTACAAGGTGCCGCTCGGCGTGGTCGCGGTCTACGCCGCCTCCAACTTCCCGCTCGCCTTCTCCGTGCCGGGCGGCGACACCGCCAGCGCGCTCGGCGCGGGCTGCCCCGTCGTGGTCAAGGCCCACCCCGACCACCCGGCCACCTCCGAGCTGTGCGCCTCGCTGCTGCGCCGGGCCGCGGCGGAATCCGGGCTGCCGGCGGACGTCGTGAGCGTCGTCCACGGCTTCGACGCCGGCCTGGAGCTGATCCGTCACCCGCTCGTCACGGCGGCCGGGTTCACCGGTTCCATCCGGGGCGGCCGGGCGCTGTTCGACGCGGCCGCCGCCCGGCCCGTCCCCATTCCCTTCCACGGCGAACTCGGCTCCCTCAACCCCGTCGTGGTCACGCCCGCCGCCGCGGCCGAGCGCGCCGAGGAGATCGGCGCGGGGCTGGCCGGCTCGGTCACGCTCGGCGTCGGCCAGTTCTGCGTCAAGCCCGGGCTGGTGCTCGTACCCGAAGGAGCGGACGGCGACCGGCTCACCGGCGCGCTCACCAAGGCCCTCGGGGAGAGCGGGCCGGGGGTGCTGCTCGACCACCGGATGCGGGAGAACTTCATCACGGGGGTCGGCGAGCGGGCCGTGCTGCCCGGAGTCGGCGCCCCGGTCAGGCCCGGCTCCGGCGGCGCGCACACGGTCGGCGCGGGCTACCTGACCATCGCCGCGCGCGGCCTGCTGGACGGGCCGCGGACGTACGGGGCGCTGCTGGAGGAGTGCTTCGGCCCGGTCACCGTCGTCGTGCGGTACGCCGACCAGGGCGAGGCCGCCGACGTACTGGACCTGCTCCCCGGCAACCTCACCGCCACCCTCCAGCTGTCGGCGGCGGAGTGCGCGGGCCCGGACCCCACCGGCGCGGCGGAGCTGATCGGGCAGGTCACGCGGCTGGCCGGGCGGGTCGTGGTGAACGGCTGGCCGACCGGTGTCGCCGTGGCCCCGGCCCAGCACCACGGCGGCCCCTACCCGGCCGCGACCTCGCACTCCACCTCCGTCGGCGGGACGGCGATCGAGCGGTGGCTGCGCCCGGTGGCCTACCAGTCGGTGCCGGACCCGCTGCTGCCGCCGGAGCTGCGCGAGGCCAACCCGCTGGGACTGCCCCGCCTGGTGACCGGCGGACCCGCCGCCTGA
- a CDS encoding sensor histidine kinase: MPYFLLAQVVVGVVAGGVNALASFPLTLIAYAAALPLVAVTAVFPLVRPMSVVVVRALCGVPGERLAQGPGRSWAARGRTAAWWTLHLGTGAVVSGMTLAVPPMGVVLLLLPFVGALRNSRSGLDWFSTSAGPYLAPLLGAGLLGGLALCAAGAGALLARLAPVLLGPTPADRLAAAEERAADLAVRNRLARELHDAVGHALSAVTLQAGAARRVLDTDPEFVREALAAIEDTTRRTVGELDAVLGLLREGDGVDGAGRPGAAPAPTLAADLDGLLARSRAGGVRITARQDPGPVGDWGQLPAIVSREAYRIVQEGLSNAMRHGAGPVDLRILVRDGGKSNDHGDHGGHRELELIMSNPPGTGTGTAEGRESRGGGGRGLRGAAERAALLGGRVEAGEQGGHWRLRAVLPLGGGAR; this comes from the coding sequence ATGCCGTACTTCCTCCTGGCCCAGGTGGTGGTGGGGGTGGTCGCGGGCGGGGTCAATGCCCTCGCCTCGTTCCCGCTGACGCTCATCGCCTATGCGGCGGCGCTGCCGCTGGTGGCCGTCACCGCGGTGTTTCCCCTGGTCAGGCCGATGTCGGTGGTCGTGGTCCGGGCCTTGTGCGGGGTGCCGGGGGAGCGGCTGGCGCAGGGGCCCGGCCGGTCCTGGGCGGCGCGGGGCCGGACCGCGGCGTGGTGGACCCTGCACCTGGGGACCGGCGCGGTCGTGAGCGGGATGACCCTGGCGGTGCCGCCGATGGGGGTGGTGCTGCTCCTCCTGCCGTTCGTGGGGGCGCTGCGGAACAGCCGGTCGGGGCTCGACTGGTTCAGCACCTCGGCCGGGCCCTACCTCGCTCCCCTGCTCGGGGCCGGGCTGCTCGGCGGGCTGGCGCTCTGCGCGGCGGGGGCGGGGGCGCTGCTGGCCCGGCTGGCGCCCGTACTGCTCGGGCCGACCCCGGCGGACCGGCTGGCCGCCGCCGAGGAGCGGGCCGCCGACCTGGCGGTGCGCAACCGGCTGGCCCGGGAGCTGCACGACGCGGTGGGGCACGCGCTGAGCGCCGTCACCCTCCAGGCGGGGGCGGCCCGGCGGGTGCTGGACACGGATCCGGAGTTCGTCCGGGAGGCGCTGGCCGCGATCGAGGACACCACGCGGCGCACGGTCGGCGAGCTGGACGCGGTCCTGGGCCTGCTGCGGGAAGGGGACGGGGTGGACGGGGCGGGTCGGCCGGGCGCTGCGCCCGCGCCGACCCTGGCCGCCGACCTGGACGGGCTGCTGGCCCGCAGCCGGGCCGGGGGCGTCCGGATCACGGCCCGGCAGGATCCGGGACCCGTCGGCGACTGGGGGCAACTGCCCGCGATCGTGTCCCGGGAGGCGTACCGGATCGTCCAGGAGGGCCTGAGCAACGCGATGCGGCACGGCGCGGGCCCCGTCGACCTGCGGATCCTCGTACGGGACGGCGGCAAGAGCAACGACCACGGCGACCACGGCGGACATCGGGAACTGGAGTTGATCATGAGTAATCCCCCGGGCACGGGCACGGGCACGGCCGAAGGGCGGGAGTCCCGCGGCGGCGGGGGCCGCGGGCTGCGCGGGGCCGCCGAGCGGGCCGCCCTGCTCGGCGGCCGGGTGGAGGCGGGGGAGCAGGGCGGGCACTGGCGGCTGCGCGCCGTCCTCCCGCTGGGCGGGGGCGCCCGGTGA
- a CDS encoding aminotransferase class V-fold PLP-dependent enzyme, with amino-acid sequence MPHPLLDLPPLTAERFASIERGVAELLSTRQDVVITQGEALLPLEGCIRSGARPGSTALNIVTGPYGTTFGNWLRDCGATVVDLTVPFDTAVSAAQVARALAAHPEIDFVSLVHAEAATGNTNPVAEIGEVVRAHGALFMLDAVASVGAEPLLPDAWGVDLCVIGAQKAMGGPAGVSAVSVSERAWDRFAGNPSAPRRSYLSLLDWKERWIDGGRTTLLHAPAQLEMLALEACLARIAEEGPAALMARHAAAAAATRAGAAALGVAPYVIDAADAAPVATTLRVAEASLVVAKALGADPSAPLAAGGGALAQEMIRVNHFGPAAALPVVHASLTALATALSVPSAPALDAATAAWETASV; translated from the coding sequence GTGCCCCACCCCCTCCTTGACCTGCCGCCGCTGACCGCGGAGCGCTTCGCGTCGATCGAACGGGGGGTCGCGGAACTCCTCTCCACCCGCCAGGACGTGGTGATCACCCAGGGCGAGGCGCTGCTCCCGCTGGAGGGCTGCATCCGCTCGGGCGCGCGGCCCGGTTCGACGGCGCTGAACATCGTGACGGGGCCGTACGGGACCACCTTCGGCAACTGGCTGCGGGACTGCGGCGCGACGGTGGTGGACCTGACCGTGCCCTTCGACACCGCCGTGAGCGCGGCGCAGGTCGCGCGCGCCCTCGCCGCGCACCCGGAGATCGACTTCGTCTCGCTGGTGCACGCGGAGGCGGCGACCGGGAACACGAACCCGGTCGCGGAGATCGGTGAGGTCGTGCGGGCGCACGGCGCGCTCTTCATGCTCGACGCGGTGGCCTCCGTGGGCGCGGAACCGCTGCTGCCGGACGCGTGGGGCGTGGACCTGTGCGTGATCGGCGCGCAGAAGGCGATGGGCGGACCGGCCGGGGTGTCGGCCGTGTCGGTCTCGGAGCGCGCGTGGGACCGCTTCGCGGGCAACCCTTCGGCGCCGCGCCGCTCGTACCTCTCCCTCCTGGACTGGAAGGAGCGCTGGATCGACGGCGGGCGCACGACGCTGCTGCACGCCCCCGCCCAGCTGGAGATGCTCGCGCTGGAGGCCTGCCTGGCCCGGATCGCCGAGGAGGGCCCGGCGGCCCTGATGGCCCGCCACGCGGCGGCCGCGGCGGCGACCCGGGCGGGCGCGGCGGCGCTGGGCGTGGCGCCGTACGTCATCGACGCGGCGGACGCGGCGCCGGTGGCCACCACCCTGCGGGTGGCCGAGGCCTCGCTGGTGGTCGCGAAGGCCCTCGGCGCCGACCCCTCGGCGCCGCTGGCCGCGGGCGGCGGCGCGCTGGCCCAGGAGATGATCCGGGTCAACCACTTCGGCCCGGCGGCCGCGCTCCCCGTGGTGCACGCCTCGCTGACGGCCCTGGCCACGGCCCTGTCCGTCCCGTCGGCCCCCGCCCTGGACGCGGCCACCGCGGCCTGGGAGACCGCTTCCGTCTAG
- a CDS encoding IclR family transcriptional regulator: MTTAESEASEVSGVSGVTAVGAPVKSAVRTVQLLEHFAARPGLHSLADIQHDLGLPKSSLYMLLRTLVGLGWVETDAQGTRYGIGVRALLVGSSYIDGDEVVAAARPTLDRLSDGTTETIHLARLDGTSVVYLATRQSQHYLRPFTRVGRRLPVHSTALGKALLATHTDEEVRRLLPERLEAVTQHTITDREVLIEELALVREQGYAVDREENTLGLRCFGVAVPYRTPARDAVSCSVPVARLTAGHERLIKEALFEARDRLTVVTRRM; this comes from the coding sequence ATGACGACAGCCGAGTCGGAGGCTTCAGAGGTCTCAGGGGTCTCAGGGGTTACGGCGGTGGGCGCGCCGGTGAAGTCCGCGGTGCGGACCGTGCAGTTGCTGGAGCACTTCGCGGCGCGGCCCGGACTGCACAGCCTGGCGGACATCCAGCACGACCTCGGACTGCCCAAATCCAGCCTCTACATGCTGCTGCGCACGCTCGTGGGACTGGGCTGGGTGGAGACGGACGCGCAGGGGACCCGGTACGGGATCGGCGTACGGGCGCTGCTCGTCGGCAGTTCGTACATCGACGGGGACGAGGTGGTCGCGGCGGCCCGGCCCACCCTGGACCGGCTCTCGGACGGGACCACCGAGACCATCCACCTGGCCCGGCTCGACGGCACGAGCGTGGTCTACCTGGCCACCCGCCAGTCGCAGCACTACCTCCGGCCCTTCACCCGGGTCGGGCGGCGGCTGCCCGTGCACTCGACCGCGCTCGGCAAGGCGCTGCTGGCCACGCACACGGACGAGGAGGTGCGCCGGCTGCTGCCGGAGCGGCTGGAGGCGGTCACGCAGCACACGATCACGGACCGGGAGGTGCTGATCGAGGAGCTGGCGCTGGTGCGCGAACAGGGGTACGCGGTGGACCGCGAGGAGAACACGCTGGGGCTGCGCTGCTTCGGGGTGGCGGTGCCGTACCGCACTCCGGCGCGGGACGCGGTGAGCTGCTCGGTGCCGGTGGCGCGGCTGACGGCGGGGCACGAGCGGCTGATCAAGGAGGCGCTGTTCGAGGCGCGGGACCGGCTGACGGTCGTGACGCGCCGGATGTGA